A genomic window from Camelina sativa cultivar DH55 chromosome 2, Cs, whole genome shotgun sequence includes:
- the LOC104734778 gene encoding B3 domain-containing protein At5g57720-like: protein MALETGFPPFPDFLKIFNSHEHSQRLVIPRGYKQYYPNPLPQLAVLKRAEGNFWTVRWTISQEETISFQEGWEKFVRDNGLIDRDFLLFTYDGSRSFWVRIHRDGLPLEPSCPIKIQEISDDEDETVGDGDGRDHHMEEGDSHENSIVSLSLGSSDDINGDNEDDDEDDEDDDDGDDDDEDTATCVVNKASGSCSKKVRVRKKRADSIDDSVKVQTYLENPKNPFFISTSSCSRRVLVISMQAIKDYNLKFGNTINLVDNFGLLKRKVGKWKDRVVVHKWDEMYNRNKTKPGDIIICEILREGGVVRTVKVHFVKN from the exons atggCGTTAGAAACTGGGTTTCCTCCATTTCCAGATTTCCTCAAGATCTTCAACTCCCATGAACATTCTCAACGTTTG GTAATCCCAAGAGGCTACAAACAGTACTATCCAAACCCTCTTCCTCAGCTCGCTGTTCTCAAAAGGGCCGAAGGAAACTTTTGGACTGTCAGATGGACGATAAGCCAAGAGGAGACTATTAGTTTCCAAGAAGGATGGGAAAAGTTTGTTAGAGACAATGGTCTCATTGACAGAGACTTCCTCTTGTTCACTTATGATGGTTCTCGGAGCTTTTGGGTTCGCATCCACCGGGATGGCCTTCCTCTGGAGCCAAGCTGTCCCATCAAGATACAAGAAATatcagatgatgaggatgagacagttggtgatggtgatggcCGTGACCATCATATGGAAGAAGGAGATAGCCATGAGAACTCGATCGTTTCTCTTTCTCTGGGAAGCAGCGACGATATTAATGGtgataatgaagatgatgatgaagatgatgaagatgatgatgatggtgatgatgatgatgaagatacaGCGACTTGTGTAGTTAACAAAGCTAGTGGAAGCTGTTCCAAGAAAG TAAGGGTGAGAAAGAAACGTGCTGATTCCATTGATGATTCTGTTAAGGTGCAAACGTATCTTGAAAATCCCAAAAACCCGTTCTTCATTTCAACTTCATCGTGTTCAAGGCGTGTCTTG GTAATTTCTATGCAAGCAATAAAAGACTATAACTTGAAGTTTGGGAACACAATCAATCTCGTCGATAATTTCGGGTTGTTAAAGAGAAAGGTTGGGAAATGGAAAGATCGTGTTGTGGTACACAAGTGGGACGAAATGTACAACAGGAACAAAACAAAGCCGGG
- the LOC104734789 gene encoding E3 ubiquitin-protein ligase XBAT32 isoform X2: MRFLSLVGNSFGCSASGERLVSAARDGDLQEAKALLDYNPRLARYSTFGVRNSPLHYSAAQGHHEIVSLLVESGVDINLRNYRGQTALMQACQHGHWEVVLILILFGANIHRSDYLNGGTALHLAALNGHPRCIRILLSDYIPSLPNCWSLLKNKKSSIAGFDSSVLHEVINRAADGGITPLHVAALNGHIETVQLLLDLGASVAEVTVEDGTTIDLIGAGSTALHYASCGGNTQCCQLLIDKGACLAAMNSNGWTPLMVARSWHRNWLEEILNPTTEQPQSHPPNVPSPFLCLPLMSIVKIAQECGWRENDCNTPCRDPCVVCLERKCTVSADGCAHEFCTNCALYLSTTKLTSSKTSQATPGSVPCPLCRNGIVSFTKLPHTTSITTTTTSSRTSISLSFCTCSSDVLDTALLTNPHYSCRPVVSGTGTRIPQSVRSSSFRSLSCNRFPPRLCLGGSDVDEPQSRLMGGSYSRSSLRFRRSTSQVEGKRSWFSAFNHCVTTGGSAC; encoded by the exons ATGAGGTTCCTGAGCCTCGTCGGGAACTCATTCGGTTGTTCTGCGTCCGGCGAACGCTTAGTATCAGCGGCCAGAGACGGCGATTTACAGGAAGCCAAAGCTCTTTTAGATTACAACCCAAGACTCGCTCGTTACTCCACTTTTGGCGTTCGTAACTCTCCTCTTCATTACTCTGCTGCTCAAGGCCACCACGAG ATAGTTTCTCTGTTGGTGGAATCAGGAGTTGATATTAATCTCCGGAACTATCGTGGACAG ACGGCTTTGATGCAAGCTTGTCAACATGGTCATTGGGAGGTTGTTttgattctgattctttttgGTGCTAAT ATTCACAGATCAGATTACTTAAATGGCGGTACTGCTCTACATCTTGCTGCTCTAAATGGTCACCCTCGATGTATCAGGATCTTGCTTTCGGACTATATACCAAGTCTTCCCAATTGCTGGAGCTTGTTGAAGAATAAGAAATCCTCAATTGCTGGTTTTGATTCAAG TGTTCTTCACGAAGTGATCAACAGAGCAGCAGATGGTGGAATCACACCTCTTCATGTGGCAGCTTTGAACGGACACATAGAGACGGTGCAGTTGCTCTTggatttgggagcttcagttGCTGAGGTCACTGTCGAAGATGGAACCACAATAGATCTTATAG GTGCTGGGAGTACAGCTCTTCATTATGCTTCATGTGGTGGAAACACGCAATGTTGCCAG CTTTTGATCGATAAGGGTGCCTGTTTAGCTGCTATGAACTCCAACGG atggACTCCATTGATGGTTGCTCGCTCATGGCACCGCAACTGGCTGGAAGAAATCCTGAACCCAACCACAGAGCAACCACAAAGCCATCCACCAAACGTCCCCTCTCCTTTCCTCTGCCTTCCTCTAATGAGCATTGTCAAGATTGCTCA AGAATGTGGCTGGCGAGAAAATGATTGTAACACTCCATGTCGTGACCCTTGTGTCGTTTGCTTAGAAAGAAAATGCACAGTATCCGCAGATG GATGTGCTCATGAGTTCTGCACAAACTGTGCATTATACCTAAGCACCACAAAATTAACATCGTCAAAGACATCACAAGCCACACCAGGTTCAGTCCCGTGTCCTCTCTGTCGCAACGGCATTGTATCATTTACCAAACTTCCTCATACAACAagcataacaacaacaacaacatcatcaagaacaagcaTCTCATTGTCCTTCTGCACTTGCTCCTCCGATGTCTTAGACACAGCTCTCCTCACTAACCCTCACTACAGCTGTAGACCAGTTGTGTCAGGAACCGGTACTCGAATTCCACAATCCGTTAGATCATCATCGTTTCGGTCCCTTAGCTGCAACCGGTTTCCTCCGAGACTCTGCCTCGGGGGCTCAGACGTGGATGAACCGCAAAGCCGGTTAATGGGTGGATCATATTCAAGATCCAGTTTACGGTTCAGGCGATCAACGTCGCAGGTTGAAGGAAAACGTTCTTGGTTCTCTGCATTCAACCATTGTGTTACAACTGGTGGAAGTGCTTGCTAA
- the LOC104734789 gene encoding E3 ubiquitin-protein ligase XBAT32 isoform X1, with translation MRFLSLVGNSFGCSASGERLVSAARDGDLQEAKALLDYNPRLARYSTFGVRNSPLHYSAAQGHHEIVSLLVESGVDINLRNYRGQTALMQACQHGHWEVVLILILFGANIHRSDYLNGGTALHLAALNGHPRCIRILLSDYIPSLPNCWSLLKNKKSSIAGFDSRSNSDIFCKELASGLVTCDLCSLDVFCSVLHEVINRAADGGITPLHVAALNGHIETVQLLLDLGASVAEVTVEDGTTIDLIGAGSTALHYASCGGNTQCCQLLIDKGACLAAMNSNGWTPLMVARSWHRNWLEEILNPTTEQPQSHPPNVPSPFLCLPLMSIVKIAQECGWRENDCNTPCRDPCVVCLERKCTVSADGCAHEFCTNCALYLSTTKLTSSKTSQATPGSVPCPLCRNGIVSFTKLPHTTSITTTTTSSRTSISLSFCTCSSDVLDTALLTNPHYSCRPVVSGTGTRIPQSVRSSSFRSLSCNRFPPRLCLGGSDVDEPQSRLMGGSYSRSSLRFRRSTSQVEGKRSWFSAFNHCVTTGGSAC, from the exons ATGAGGTTCCTGAGCCTCGTCGGGAACTCATTCGGTTGTTCTGCGTCCGGCGAACGCTTAGTATCAGCGGCCAGAGACGGCGATTTACAGGAAGCCAAAGCTCTTTTAGATTACAACCCAAGACTCGCTCGTTACTCCACTTTTGGCGTTCGTAACTCTCCTCTTCATTACTCTGCTGCTCAAGGCCACCACGAG ATAGTTTCTCTGTTGGTGGAATCAGGAGTTGATATTAATCTCCGGAACTATCGTGGACAG ACGGCTTTGATGCAAGCTTGTCAACATGGTCATTGGGAGGTTGTTttgattctgattctttttgGTGCTAAT ATTCACAGATCAGATTACTTAAATGGCGGTACTGCTCTACATCTTGCTGCTCTAAATGGTCACCCTCGATGTATCAGGATCTTGCTTTCGGACTATATACCAAGTCTTCCCAATTGCTGGAGCTTGTTGAAGAATAAGAAATCCTCAATTGCTGGTTTTGATTCAAGGTCAAATAGTgatattttttgtaaagaacTAGCTAGTGGTTTAGTTACATGTGATTTATGTTCTTTGGATGTATTTTGCAGTGTTCTTCACGAAGTGATCAACAGAGCAGCAGATGGTGGAATCACACCTCTTCATGTGGCAGCTTTGAACGGACACATAGAGACGGTGCAGTTGCTCTTggatttgggagcttcagttGCTGAGGTCACTGTCGAAGATGGAACCACAATAGATCTTATAG GTGCTGGGAGTACAGCTCTTCATTATGCTTCATGTGGTGGAAACACGCAATGTTGCCAG CTTTTGATCGATAAGGGTGCCTGTTTAGCTGCTATGAACTCCAACGG atggACTCCATTGATGGTTGCTCGCTCATGGCACCGCAACTGGCTGGAAGAAATCCTGAACCCAACCACAGAGCAACCACAAAGCCATCCACCAAACGTCCCCTCTCCTTTCCTCTGCCTTCCTCTAATGAGCATTGTCAAGATTGCTCA AGAATGTGGCTGGCGAGAAAATGATTGTAACACTCCATGTCGTGACCCTTGTGTCGTTTGCTTAGAAAGAAAATGCACAGTATCCGCAGATG GATGTGCTCATGAGTTCTGCACAAACTGTGCATTATACCTAAGCACCACAAAATTAACATCGTCAAAGACATCACAAGCCACACCAGGTTCAGTCCCGTGTCCTCTCTGTCGCAACGGCATTGTATCATTTACCAAACTTCCTCATACAACAagcataacaacaacaacaacatcatcaagaacaagcaTCTCATTGTCCTTCTGCACTTGCTCCTCCGATGTCTTAGACACAGCTCTCCTCACTAACCCTCACTACAGCTGTAGACCAGTTGTGTCAGGAACCGGTACTCGAATTCCACAATCCGTTAGATCATCATCGTTTCGGTCCCTTAGCTGCAACCGGTTTCCTCCGAGACTCTGCCTCGGGGGCTCAGACGTGGATGAACCGCAAAGCCGGTTAATGGGTGGATCATATTCAAGATCCAGTTTACGGTTCAGGCGATCAACGTCGCAGGTTGAAGGAAAACGTTCTTGGTTCTCTGCATTCAACCATTGTGTTACAACTGGTGGAAGTGCTTGCTAA
- the LOC104756251 gene encoding F-box protein At2g05970-like has product MPCPIYSKKGDEFWRMFPYLSTGVDDLVYKGHLLYIYTLVCFIEIYDFSGDSPLPVTSRPYACVPPRCLSSHSYISATRIAVTTSGEVLMVRCCDINSFYVYKMNHATENWDHMASLGDQALIFDLGITVPAKDIQGIKPDSIYFSGRSFGTDHIFIFNLATRKVEPFMSYTSKFFDARWFIPNINVPLFNCMTMIGLRHKLFDCAVCRRCNHAFHVKRIDTWLLTNSTCPLCRDNLLLALTPSSSHIVLAHE; this is encoded by the exons ATGCCTTGTCCTATCTACTCCAAGAAAGGAGACGAATTTTGGAGGATGTTTCCTTATCTCAGTACTGGGGTGGACGACCTTGTATACAAAGGCCACTTGCTCTACATCTATACTCTGGTTTGCTTCATTGAGATCTACGATTTCTCTGGAGACTCTCCTCTCCCTGTCACTTCTCGTCCATATGCCTGCGTTCCTCCTCGTTGCTTGTCTTCCCATTCCTATATATCTGCCACAAGGATTGCTGTTACTACATCCGGAGAGGTTCTTATGGTCAGATGCTGCGACATCAACAGCTTCTACGTCTACAAGATGAACCATGCCACCGAAAATTGGGATCATATGGCTTCTTTGGGCGACCAGGCTTTGATCTTCGACCTTGGAATCACTGTCCCCGCCAAAGATATTCAAGGGATCAAACCTGACTCTATCTATTTTAGTGGTCGTAGTTTTGGCACCgatcacatttttattttcaatctCGCTACGCGCAAGGTGGAGCCATTTATGTCTTACACTAGCAAGTTCTTTGATGCTCGATGGTTCATCCCAAAT ATAAATGTGCCCTTGTTTAATTGCATGACCATGATTGGTCTTAGACACAAACTCTTTGATTGCGCCGTTTGTCGTAGATGCAACCATGCGTTCCACGTTAAGCGCATCGATACGTGGCTCCTCACAAACTCAACATGTCCTCTCTGCAGGGACAACCTCCTCCTTGCCCTCACGCCTTCGTCTTCCCATATTGTTCTTGCTCATGAATGA
- the LOC109127487 gene encoding uncharacterized protein LOC109127487, with product MSLYIYGFVSNPGVKQVMKMVKCQKLKHRRRKGRKENSKFRETYTQRNLRILRKIVPGCEEIEDEEALFRKSIEHVMLLKSQVTLLRKIADVCGV from the coding sequence atgtctctctatatatatggcTTTGTATCTAATCCCGGAGTGAAACAAGTGATGAAGATGGTGAAGTGCCAGAAGCTCAAGCATCGTCGTCGCAAGGGACGAAAAGAGAACTCCAAGTTTCGCGAAACTTACACGCAAAGAAACCTCCGGATCCTTCGAAAGATTGTACCAGGCTGTGAAGAGATCGAGGACGAGGAAGCCTTGTTTCGCAAGTCAATCGAACATGTTATGCTTCTCAAGTCTCAGGTTACTTTACTTAGAAAGATAGCTGATGTATGTGGGGTCTAA
- the LOC104734804 gene encoding VAN3-binding protein-like, with protein MELSLALTTTEHNPSPSEAHPNTMDFLSREWCNFAVQSLQPDHILYDRSIVPVETSIAKFQGDSSPVSCAMMDKSMKMDDPDFKPSLPSWQTSDVKSWIWMQQAMHPELSYDGFFRKKLKLPWKITPSIKKWWKEIKAKRKEEVRLQRAEVHAAVSLAGLAAALAAVASENAGKDGGGNVRPSTRETAVASAAAVVAAQCAQMAETMGANRDQLSTMIGSAMTGTSVSEILTLTASATTSLRGAATLKARRGCKINRLNGSAPVLPIEDSSYLPPEFDKNSSILAKGTDLFVETPDGDFKARTVSMVLNKDGQVILKMKKHNLLRTKKLSIVTNVHVELYKDSDSEDNNIEDTCYLIVLRTNRGAIKLDMADDYSRYKTWVTTIQHMLTLSSSSLRTNYDLTFYNKN; from the exons atggaACTATCATTAGCATTGACGACAACAGAGCATAATCCATCGCCTTCAGAGGCACATCCAAACACTATGGACTTTCTGTCTCGCGAATGGTGTAATTTCGCTGTTCAATCGCTTCAGCCGGACCATATCCTCTACGATCGTTCCATTGTTCCCGTCGAGACATCAATCGCCAAGTTTCAAGGCGACTCGAGTCCTGTTTCTTGCGCT ATGATGGATAAGAGTATGAAGATggacgatccagattttaaGCCCTCCTTGCCTTCCTGGCAAACCAGTGATGTGAAG TCATGGATATGGATGCAACAAGCAATGCACCCGGAATTGAGCTATGATGGCTTTTTCCGCAAGAAACTT AAACTTCCATGGAAGATTACGCCGTCGATAAAGAAATGGTGGAAAGAGATAAAAGCGAAACGAAAGGAAGAAGTGAGGCTACAGAGAGCTGAAGTCCACGCTGCCGTGTCCTTGGCTGGTCTAGCCGCTGCTCTTGCCGCTGTAGCTTCCGAGAACGCCGGAAAAGATGGTGGTGGAAACGTTCGACCGAGCACGAGAGAGACTGCTGTGGCATCTGCGGCGGCTGTAGTGGCAGCGCAGTGTGCGCAGATGGCGGAGACAATGGGAGCAAACAGAGATCAACTCAGCACAATGATTGGTTCCGCCATGACCGGAACAAGTGTTAGTGAGATACTCACTCTCACTGCCTCAGCAACAACTt CATTGAGAGGTGCTGCGACGCTGAAAGCAAGAAGAGGTTGCAAGATAAATAGATTGAACGGCTCTGCGCCTGTGTTGCCTATTGAAGACTCTTCTTACTTGCCTCCTGAATTCGACAAGAACTCATCCATACTTGCTAAAGGAACCGATCTCTTCGTTGAAACACCAGATg GGGATTTCAAGGCTAGGACAGTGTCTATGGTCTTAAACAAAGATGGACAG GTGATTCTTAAAATGAAGAAGCATAACCTACTCAGGACTAAGAAACTAA GTATTGTGACGAATGTTCATGTGGAACTTTACAAGGATTCGGATAGCGAAGACAACAACATAGAGGACACTTGTTATCTCATTGTCCTGAGGACGAACAGAGGAGCTATCAAACTAGACATGGCGGATGATTACAGTCGTTACAAGACATGGGTCACAACGATCCAACACATgctcactctctcttcttcctctttacgTACAAATTACGATCTCACTTTCTACAACAAGAACTGA